A genomic region of Spea bombifrons isolate aSpeBom1 chromosome 9, aSpeBom1.2.pri, whole genome shotgun sequence contains the following coding sequences:
- the ERH gene encoding enhancer of rudimentary homolog, with amino-acid sequence MSHTILLVQPTKRPEGRTYADYESVNECMEGVCKMYEEHLKRMNPNSPSITYDISQLFDFIDDLADLSCLVYRADTQTYQPYNKDWIKEKIYVLLRRQAQQAGK; translated from the exons ATG TCTCATACAATCTTGCTTGTCCAGCCCACCAAGAGGCCAGAAGGAAGAACATATGCAGActatgaatctgtgaatgaatgtatgGAAG GCGTCTGTAAGATGTATGAAGAACATCTGAAGCGAATGAATCCGAACAGTCCATCCATTACATATGACATCAGTCAGCTGTTCGACTTCATTGACGATCTGGCCGACCTCAGCTGTCTGGT ATACCGCGCAGACACGCAGACTTACCAGCCCTACAATAAAGACTGGATCAAGGAGAAGATCTATGTCCTACTGCGCCGGCAGGCCCAGCAGGCAGGAAAGTAA
- the SLC39A9 gene encoding zinc transporter ZIP9 — protein MDDFSSISLLSLAMLVGCYVAGIIPLAVNFSEERLKLVTVLGAGLLCGTALAVIVPEGVHALYEEILEAKHHEVGEIQKLKDGETGPEISTAHEHDHSRLHAYIGISLVLGFVFMLLVDQIGSSHMHSTDDPEAARAASSKITTTLGLVVHAAADGVALGAAASTSQTSVQLIVFVAIMLHKAPAAFGLVSFLMHAGLERNRIRKHLLVFALAAPVLSMLTYVGLSKSSKEALSEVNATGVAMLFSAGTFLYVATVHVLPEVGGMGHSHKSEGGAAKGLTRTEVAALVFGCLIPLVLSIGHQH, from the exons ATGGACGACTTCAGCTCGATCAGCCTCCTGTCCCTGGCCATGTTGGTGGGGTGCTATGTGGCAGGAATCATTCCTCTCGCCGTTAATTTTTCAGAG GAGCGTTTGAAGCTGGTGACCGTTCTGGGTGCTGGTCTTCTCTGTGGAACTGCTTTGGCAGTCATCGTGCCCGAGGGGGTCCATGCTCTCTATGAAGAAATACTGGAAG CGAAACACCATGAAGTAGGAGAGATCCAGAAGCTGAAAGATGGAGAGACGGGGCCTGAGATCTCCACCGCGCACGAGCATGATCACTCTCGACTACATGCCTACATTGGCATATCCTTGGTGCTGGGGTTTGTCTTCATGCTGCTGGTAGATCAGATTGGCAGCTCCCATATGCATTCTACCGATG atccAGAAGCAGCAAGAGCGGCTAGTTCCAAAATCACAACAACTCTTGGGCTTGTGGTCCATGCTGCAG CCGACGGTGTTGCCCTGGGTGCTGCTGCTTCAACGTCCCAGACCAGCGTTCAGCTTATTGTGTTTGTGGCTATTATGTTGCACAAG GCTCCGGCTGCGTTTGGCTTGGTGTCGTTCCTCATGCACGCTGGCCTAGAGCGGAATCGCATTCGGAAGCACTTGCTGGTATTTGCCTTGGCAGCTCCTGTGCTGTCAATGTTGACTTATGTGGGGCTGAGCAAG AGCAGTAAAGAGGCTCTCTCTGAAGTAAATGCCACCGGGGTCGCCATGCTTTTCTCGGCTGGGACTTTTCTGTATGTTGCTACGGTCCACGTACTCCCGGAGGTGGGAGGCATGGGTCACAGCCACAAGTCGGAAGGAGGCGCCGCCAAAGGACTGACCCGTACAGAGGTGGCGGCTCTGGTTTTTGGGTGTCTAATACCGCTCGTGTTATCCATAGGACATCAGCACTGA
- the PLEKHD1 gene encoding pleckstrin homology domain-containing family D member 1 produces the protein MFNSKSSSVSPSPSMDPAEADNFDIRTKVQLQGVLWKRPFGRQSAKWSRRFFIIKDSFLLYYAESERRNFESNRYFNIHPKGVIPLSGCRVDAKEESNMPYAIKISHEDFHGNILLAAESELEQAQWLEMLQESGKVTWQNAQLGEAIIGSLEAQGLQLAKERQDYFDKLMEETEELCSQREQKEELEKVNQVLESEKSRFEDLVHELRLEQEQIKQELELTIHCLKGVGEEKQELCSLTQHLQRTMEELSIEKQRTLAIMETGQNHLQVSTIEAPKQGLHDNLQHIECKLQTLLQEKLQAESRIKENEERFRILQEERAFYISESQALQHSLAELTAEKEQTERELKVQMKIQLDLEQRLREAEEALKRLEMGLDSAVMNRDKEEKMRADVSHLKKFFEECIRNSEIEAMKPAIMKNSVYLPKSAARRIKSCRFNHQSPGLARLKHSHSFLMSQAEPGSIQNIKEAARNLSRDQQFREKLYQIITKQEASQGAGK, from the exons ATGTTCAACTCGAAATCTAGCTCCGTCTCCCCGTCTCCTTCCATGGATCCAGCAGAAGCAGACAATTTTGATATCAGAACTAAGGTGCAGCTGCAAGGGGTGCTTTGGAAAAGACCATTCGGGAGACAATCGGCAAAGTGGTCCAGAAG GTTTTTCATAATAAAGGACAGCTTTTTGCTTTACTATGCTGAGAGCGAAAGGAGAAACTTTGAAAGCAACAGATACTTTAACATACACCCCAAG GGTGTAATACCTCTAAGTGGATGCAGGGTTGATGCCAAGGAAGAGTCAAATATGCCGTACGCAATTAAGATTTCCCATGAGGACTTTCAT GGAAACATCCTTCTGGCAGCAGAATCTGAGCTGGAACAGGCTCAATGGCTGGAAATGCTGCAGGAGTCTGGGAAGGT GACTTGGCAGAATGCTCAGCTTGGGGAAGCCATCATTGGAAGTTTAGAAGCTCAAGGTCTGCAACTTGCTAAGGAGAGACAGGACTATTTCG ATAAGCTAATGGAGGAGACAGAGGAACTGTGCTCACAACGTGAACAGAAAGAG GAGCTGGAGAAGGTAAACCAGGTTCTGGAGTCTGAGAAGAGTCGATTCGAGGACTTGGTGCACGAGCTGAGACTGGAACAGGAACAGATCAAGCA GGAACTAGAACTTACTATTCACTGTCTGAAAGGAGTAGGGGAAGAGAAGCAAGAACTCTGCAGCCTGACACAGCATCTTCAGAGAACAATGGAG GAGCTGTCTATTGAGAAGCAGAGGACTTTGGCAATAATGGAAACTGGTCAGAATCACCTACAGGTGTCCACTATCGAGGCTCCCAAGCAGGGTCTTCATGACAACCTACAGCATATCGAGTGCAAGCTTCAGACGTTACTGCAAGAGAAGCTGCAGGCCGAAAGCAG GATCAAGGAAAATGAGGAAAGATTCCGCATATTGCAAGAGGAGCGAGCATTCTACATTTCAGAGTCCCAGGCGTTACAGCACTCCTTGGCGGAACTAACTGCAGAGAAAGAACAAACAGAAAGAGAGCTTAAG GTGCAGATGAAGATTCAGTTGGACCTTGAACAAAGATTAAGAGAAGCAGAGGAGGCTCTTAAGAGGCTGGAAATGGGGCTGGACTCGGCCGTGATGAATCGGGATAAGGAAGAGAAGATGAGGGCCGATGTCAGTCACTTGAAGA AGTTCTTTGAAGAATGCATCAGGAATTCCGAGATCGAAGCGATGAAACCCGCGATTATGAAAAACTCGGTGTATCTGCCGAAATCCGCTGCCAGGCGCATCAAGAGCTGCCGCTTCAACCACCAGAGCCCCGGCTTGGCGAGAT TGAAGCACTCTCACTCCTTCTTGATGTCGCAGGCCGAGCCAGGCAGCATCCAGAACATTAAAGAAGCTGCCAGGAATCTGAGTAGAGACCAACAATTCCGAGAAAAGCTCTACCAAATCATCACGAAACAGGAAGCCTCCCAGGGGGCTGGAAAGTGA